A single genomic interval of Penicillium psychrofluorescens genome assembly, chromosome: 2 harbors:
- a CDS encoding uncharacterized protein (ID:PFLUO_004069-T1.cds;~source:funannotate) codes for MDTPYEQAPALPPGPSLLDDNESNMLDNFFTTMNANHFTNDFWLRGQQNKSSNFEWSDELPPTFEGSTTSLSQPSFQHGVGKSTDNNAPADLFAAASMLYQSGMNAPELGSVLSGQTFPAPLPINGAQLSPKDGRRFSADHLGPKANISPTRERVPGGFHTSEMLFDVHNPLPADQHPSKKARALRWGSDSNFMDQCYIAPPDVPDDEARTEELLENLQCFEPQSSADNTRAPSLERTTGARISAFHGNGMEDGAQSRKRQRTLVKEEDDAFSDEDDLRPQSRKSTALAGIKGRRISTDMSRKSRVTPGSKAPRENLSEEQKRTNHILSEQKRRNLIRQGFDDLCSLVPSLHGGGFSKSAMLTQAADWLEDVLRGNEILQAQLADLKGINGLVMPR; via the coding sequence ATGGACACTCCCTATGAACAGGCGCCCGCGCTTCCCCCGGGTCCCTCTCTTCTCGATGATAACGAGTCCAACATGCTCGACAATTTCTTTACCACAATGAATGCCAACCATTTCACCAACGACTTTTGGCTGCGCGGGCAGCAGAACAAATCTTCCAACTTCGAATGGTCCGATGAACTACCTCCGACCTTCGAAGGCTCGACGACCTCTCTGTCCCAACCGTCCTTCCAACACGGGGTCGGCAAATCCACGGACAACAATGCACCCGCCGATTTATTTGCGGCAGCCTCGATGCTATACCAAAGCGGCATGAACGCACCTGAGCTCGGGTCGGTGCTATCGGGGCAAACATTTCCGGCACCGCTCCCCATCAACGGGGCTCAATTAAGTCCCAAGGATGGGAGGCGCTTTTCGGCCGACCACCTAGGGCCCAAGGCCAACATATCACCAACTCGGGAACGAGTCCCCGGAGGATTCCACACCTCGGAGATGCTCTTTGATGTGCATAACCCACTACCCGCCGACCAACACCCATCCAAAAAAGCCCGCGCCCTTCGCTGGGGGTCCGATTCCAATTTTATGGATCAATGCTACATAGCCCCACCGGACGTGCCCGACGATGAAGCCCGAACGGAAGAGCTGTTGGAGAATCTACAGTGCTTCGAGCCGCAGAGCAGTGCAGACAATACTCGCGCTCCGAGTCTGGAACGGACAACAGGTGCGCGAATTTCGGCCTTCCACGGCAACGGGATGGAAGATGGGGCACAGTCGCGTAAAAGGCAGCGCACGctggtgaaggaggaagacgatgcattctccgacgaagatgatctccgACCTCAGTCCCGCAAGTCCACCGCTCTCGCAGGCATCAAGGGTCGGCGTATATCCACTGATATGTCCCGGAAATCACGAGTGACGCCCGGCTCCAAAGCGCCCCGCGAAAATCTCTCAGAGGAGCAAAAGAGAACCAACCACATCCTGTCGGAGCAGAAACGCCGGAACCTGATCCGCCAGGGCTTTGACGATCTCTGTTCGCTGGTGCCCAGTCTCCACGGGGGTGGGTTTAGCAAAAGTGCCATGCTCACCCAGGCGGCGGACTGGTTGGAAGATGTCCTGCGTGGCAATGAGATTCTGCAGGCCCAGTTGGCCGATCTCAAGGGCATTAATGGTTTAGTGATGCCGCGATGA
- a CDS encoding uncharacterized protein (ID:PFLUO_004070-T1.cds;~source:funannotate): protein MPPKRKRDSESNDQQTDRNKRYVYLKPHTRRVPEKTIKAKWTTLPEPVQEKVRDLFHALERPVIVRQQNERKRIEAQTAVQAVVRTLGRRLPRMPFPPITKDSNFDYESALNEHRLLEANVSTMKDSIDLLKTEIAKEDALLDREKKSLLEMDRNAKRAEAERKRQMQRAHPVLRHLDELPQSQDQTAEFTLLDAKDSQATLDGLDTDPEVQSLMKQLHGHLQSLQTNTAPLAGLRDAITRSQAALDLYSMPDD from the exons ATGCCACCCAAACGAAAACGTGACAGCGAGAGCAACGACCAACAGACCGATCGCAATAAACGCTATGTCTATTTGAAACCTCACACCCGACGCGTCCCCGAGAAGACCATCAAAGCCAAATGGACAACGCTGCCCGAGCCCGTTCAGGAGAAAGTCCGCGATCTCTTTCACGCGCTCGAGCGGCCGGTGATCGTGCGACAACAGAATGAACGCAAGCGCATCGAGGCGCAGACTGCGGTTCAAGCGGTGGTGCGAAC TCTAGGACGACGACTCCCTCGCATGCCCTTTCCGCCTATCACCAAGGACTCCAATTTTGATTACGAGTCTGCGTTGAACGAACAT CGACTGCTCGAGGCCAACGTGTCTACCATGAAAGACAGCATTGATCTTCTAAAGACTGAGATTGCAAAGGAGGACGCGCTCCTGGACCGCGAAAAGaagtcgctgctggagatggacagGAACGCCAAACGAGCGGAAGCTGAGCGGAAGCGCCAGATGCAAAGG GCACACCCCGTCCTGCGCCACCTGGATGAACTGCCGCAAAGCCAGGACCAAACGGCCGAATTCACACTCCTGGACGCCAAGGATAGCCAGGCAACGTTGGATGGG CTGGACACCGACCCCGAGGTCCAGAGTCTCATGAAACAGCTGCATGGCCATCTGCAGTCCTTGCAGACCAACACGGCGCCGCTTGCTGGGCTCCGAGACGCCATCACCCGGTCGCAAGCTGCCCTGGACCTTTATTCGATGCCGGATGACTGA
- a CDS encoding uncharacterized protein (ID:PFLUO_004071-T1.cds;~source:funannotate): MSDTTPDSKRDAAKDARAKDISAAKGDKSSPKKRRKVNHACVYCRRSRNIGHLCHDEAREPAKRTRSEAEQSTADEEGSSTHDLASVQAMPRPVDVSDAPAQSILPDGTIALPPTMNPVAPGLGSNSQQLMGYNDWLGGQQNQFQDMHSLHPSYMFNAPEVTNEYNLLGDFLSNSLLDDGAMFQNPDMQGVYSDPTMMNSMANLGVPNGLPPPQLPPPAQSQAPQEDSIQRQTSTVGNDKARETYYMTAADPSGSDPPEERMNKLLKAKYDAGLLKPFNYVKGYARLNQYMEKNMQHTSRQKILRQLDKFRPKFRERMQSLTDIELILVEMWFERSLMEYDRVFASMAIPACCWRRTGEIFRGNNEMAQLIDVPIEVLRDGKLAIHEIIVEDQLVSYWEKFGAIAFDNTQKAMLTSCTLKSPNPNSTGDGIPCCFSFTIRRDNHNIPSLIVGNFLPTQRLHK, from the exons ATGTCCGACACGACACCAGATTCCAAGAGAGATGCCGCCAAGGATGCGCGCGCAAAGGATATCTCTGCGGCCAAGGGCGACAAGTCCAGCCCCAAGAAGCGCCGCAAGGTCAATCACG CCTGTGTCTACTGCCGTCGGTCG CGAAATATCGGCCATCTGTGCCACGATGAAGCCAGAGAACCGGCGAAGCGGACCCGGAGCGAAGCAGAACAATCGACGGCGGACGAAGAGGGCTCGTCGACTCACGACCTCGCCTCCGTCCAAGCGATGCCTCGCCCCGTCGACGTTTCGGATGCCCCCGCCCAATCTATTCTTCCTGACGGTACGATCGCACTCCCGCCCACTATGAATCCTGTTGCGCCAGGCCTCGGTTCCAACTCTCAGCAGC TCATGGGGTACAACGACTGGCTCGGAGGCCAGCAGAACCAGTTCCAGGATATGCATTCGCTCCATCCGTCGTACATGTTCAATGCACCGGAAGTGACCAACGAATATAACCTGCTCGGGGACTTCCTCAGCAACAGTCTCTTGGACGACGGGGCCATGTTCCAGAACCCGGATATGCAAGGCGTATATTCGGATCCCACGATGATGAACTCCATGGCCAATTTGGGTGTGCCCAATGGCTTACCCCCGCCACAGCTCCCACCACCGGCCCAGAGCCAGGCACCACAGGAAGACTCGATCCAGCGCCAGACATCGACAGTGGGCAACGACAAGGCTCGCGAAACGTACTACATGACCGCCGCCGACCCCTCGGGCTCTGACCCGCCCGAGGAGCGGATGAACAAGCTCCTCAAGGCGAAATACGATGCAGGGCTTCTGAAACCATTCAACTATGTCAAGGGATACGCACGGTTAAACCAATACATGGAGAAAAACATGCAGCACACGTCCCGTCAGAAGATTCTCCGGCAACTCGACAAATTCCGGCCCAAGTTCCGCGAGCGCATGCAGAGTCTCACCGATATCGAACTGATCCTGGTTGAAATGTGGTTCGAGCGCAGCTTGATGGAGTACGACCGCGTCTTTGCCAGTATGGCCATCCCCGCATGCTGCTGGCGGCGAACGGGCGAGATCTTCCGAGGCAATAACGAGATGGCGCAATTGATTGACGTGCCGATTGAGGTCTTACGCGAT GGCAAACTCGCCATTcacgagatcatcgtcgaagaccagctcgtcaGCTACTGGGAGAAGTTCGGTGCCATCGCCTTCGACAATACCCAGAAGGCCATGCTCACCAGCTGTACCTTGAAAAGCCCCAATCCCAATTCCACGGGTGATGGCATCCCATGCTGCTTTTCGTTCACGATCCGACGAGATAACCACAACAT CCCATCTCTGATTGTCGGTAATTTCCTGCCGACGCAGCGATTGCACAAGTAA